Proteins encoded within one genomic window of Lysinibacillus louembei:
- a CDS encoding histidine kinase N-terminal 7TM domain-containing diguanylate cyclase: MHSQITTIVTIFITAGVLNLYLSLHVLIKRHHYTKIIYLFMVYTALIAVYCFAAGFGLLATSLEEVKIWTFFQYIGIATTPPLGLLLIAQYLGFHITKKTFLVMLAIPMITLVMVATNDLHHFHYKIFEFDAVLGKPYIYQEIGLWYSIHGAFTFGSMLVAFFLLLFHWKETDKIYRPQLIALMGSQFIPMTMALIYSLGLTPRGFDPVPAVLVISSALFLWAIRSSSLFRNMPVAKDRIFNSINDGVIVLDSQHRLIEFNQACSQMFPKLKRSMLGMRYQDAWDLLMETPMPYTLTATATSQEVWLAETGRTYQVRLSALQQSNHQDGLVLIFNDITELKDLQLKLERLAYYDELTQIYNRRAFFDQCMHLYIEAKEQNSHLTVMLMDIDYFKKVNDTYGHAVGDLVLTHVAQVCKSQLTDKALFARYGGEEFVLALPNTSIVEAETLANQICQAVAGTPLVADGLVVATTISVGLAEITIEEEGTLYQLLNAADKALYNAKRNGRNCVYRAILK, translated from the coding sequence ATACAGCATTGATTGCAGTTTATTGCTTTGCAGCAGGCTTTGGTTTACTAGCTACCTCTTTAGAGGAGGTTAAGATTTGGACCTTTTTCCAATACATTGGTATAGCGACAACGCCACCATTAGGCTTGCTTCTCATTGCACAATATTTAGGATTCCATATAACTAAAAAAACCTTTCTAGTAATGTTAGCAATTCCGATGATTACGCTAGTTATGGTGGCAACAAATGATTTGCATCACTTTCATTACAAAATATTTGAGTTTGATGCTGTTTTAGGTAAGCCGTATATTTATCAGGAAATAGGATTATGGTATTCCATTCATGGTGCTTTTACCTTTGGCAGTATGTTAGTTGCCTTTTTTCTGCTACTTTTTCATTGGAAAGAAACAGATAAAATATATCGTCCACAGCTAATAGCATTAATGGGCAGTCAGTTTATACCAATGACAATGGCATTAATTTACTCACTTGGTTTAACCCCTAGAGGATTTGACCCAGTGCCAGCCGTCTTAGTTATATCATCCGCTCTTTTTTTATGGGCAATTCGTTCCTCCAGCTTATTCCGCAATATGCCTGTTGCAAAAGATAGGATTTTTAACAGCATTAATGATGGTGTTATCGTGTTGGACAGCCAGCATCGGCTAATTGAGTTTAATCAAGCGTGTAGCCAAATGTTTCCTAAATTAAAAAGATCCATGTTGGGAATGCGTTATCAGGATGCTTGGGATTTATTAATGGAAACGCCGATGCCTTATACATTGACTGCAACGGCTACAAGCCAGGAGGTATGGCTAGCAGAAACGGGGCGCACTTATCAAGTTCGTTTATCCGCATTGCAGCAGTCAAATCACCAAGATGGTTTAGTCCTAATTTTTAACGATATTACAGAGTTGAAGGATTTACAGCTAAAGCTAGAGCGTTTAGCTTATTATGACGAGCTAACACAAATCTATAATCGTAGAGCCTTTTTTGATCAATGTATGCACTTATATATAGAGGCAAAGGAACAAAATAGCCACTTAACGGTGATGTTAATGGACATCGATTACTTTAAAAAGGTAAATGATACATACGGCCATGCGGTCGGTGACTTAGTGTTGACACATGTTGCGCAAGTTTGTAAATCTCAGCTAACAGACAAAGCCTTATTTGCACGTTATGGTGGAGAGGAATTTGTGTTAGCTTTACCTAATACTTCTATAGTAGAGGCGGAGACGCTAGCAAATCAAATATGCCAAGCTGTGGCAGGTACACCATTAGTCGCAGATGGCCTAGTAGTCGCTACGACAATTAGTGTAGGATTAGCGGAGATAACGATAGAGGAAGAGGGAACGTTGTATCAATTATTAAATGCGGCAGATAAAGCATTGTATAATGCGAAGCGCAATGGGCGAAATTGTGTCTACCGTGCCATATTGAAATGA
- a CDS encoding malate:quinone oxidoreductase: MSNRHTQSDVILIGAGIMSATLGAILKELAPDWKITVFEQLEKAGEESSHELNNAGTGHAALCELNYTSEKSDGSIDISKAINVNEQFQVSMQFWSYLVENKLIENPQDFIMPLPHMSMVQGADNVKFLKKRFETMIQNPLFKGMEFSDDPETLKQWIPLIMNDRKSDEPIAATKIDTGTDVNFGALTRMLVKNLENQGVEVNYKHSVHSMNRMKDGSWEVKVHDKDGCRMEYHKAKFVFLGAGGGSLELLQKSGIPEGKHIGGFPISGLFLQCKNEEIINQHHAKVYGKAAVGAPPMSVPHLDTRYIDGKKSLLFGPFAGFSPKFLKTGSNMDLFASIKPHNILTLLACGAKEMSLTKYLIQQLLLSKEQRMEELRDFIPNAKSEDWEVTVAGQRVQVIKDTESGKGTLQFGTEVVSAGDGSIAALLGASPGASTAVPVMLEVIKRCFPQELKKWEPKITEMIPSYGQKLMDNPALLEEIHASTAETLQFNK, translated from the coding sequence ATGAGTAACAGACATACACAATCAGATGTTATCTTAATTGGTGCCGGAATAATGAGTGCTACTTTAGGAGCAATCCTAAAAGAATTAGCGCCAGATTGGAAAATTACAGTATTTGAGCAGCTTGAAAAAGCGGGTGAGGAAAGCTCTCATGAATTAAATAATGCAGGAACAGGACATGCTGCATTATGTGAGCTAAACTACACTTCTGAAAAATCGGATGGCTCAATTGACATTAGCAAAGCAATTAATGTAAACGAGCAATTCCAAGTATCAATGCAGTTCTGGTCATATTTAGTAGAAAATAAACTAATTGAAAATCCACAAGATTTCATTATGCCACTACCACATATGAGTATGGTACAAGGTGCAGATAACGTAAAGTTTTTGAAAAAGCGCTTTGAAACGATGATTCAAAACCCATTGTTTAAAGGTATGGAGTTTTCTGATGATCCAGAAACACTAAAACAGTGGATTCCGCTTATTATGAATGATCGCAAATCAGATGAGCCGATTGCCGCTACAAAAATTGATACTGGTACGGACGTAAACTTCGGTGCTTTAACGCGTATGCTTGTGAAAAACCTAGAAAACCAAGGTGTAGAAGTAAATTATAAGCATAGTGTTCACAGCATGAATCGTATGAAGGATGGTTCATGGGAAGTAAAAGTACACGATAAAGATGGATGCCGTATGGAGTACCATAAGGCAAAATTTGTTTTCCTTGGTGCTGGTGGTGGTAGCTTAGAGCTATTGCAAAAATCAGGTATTCCTGAAGGGAAGCATATTGGCGGATTCCCAATTAGCGGGCTATTTTTACAATGTAAAAACGAAGAAATTATTAATCAGCATCATGCGAAAGTATATGGTAAGGCAGCAGTTGGTGCGCCACCAATGTCTGTTCCTCACTTAGATACACGCTATATTGATGGTAAAAAGTCATTATTGTTTGGACCGTTCGCAGGCTTCTCGCCGAAGTTCTTAAAAACAGGTTCAAATATGGATTTATTCGCATCGATTAAGCCACATAATATTTTAACGCTACTAGCTTGTGGTGCGAAGGAAATGTCTTTAACAAAGTATTTAATTCAACAGCTACTATTGTCAAAAGAGCAACGTATGGAAGAGTTGCGTGATTTCATTCCAAATGCAAAATCAGAGGATTGGGAAGTAACAGTTGCCGGTCAACGTGTACAAGTTATTAAAGATACAGAGAGCGGTAAAGGAACACTACAATTCGGTACGGAAGTTGTCAGTGCAGGAGATGGCTCTATCGCTGCATTACTAGGTGCATCTCCAGGTGCTTCAACAGCAGTTCCTGTTATGTTAGAGGTAATTAAACGTTGTTTCCCACAAGAGTTGAAAAAATGGGAGCCAAAAATTACAGAAATGATTCCATCATATGGTCAAAAATTAATGGATAATCCAGCGCTTTTAGAGGAAATCCACGCTTCAACAGCAGAAACATTACAATTCAATAAATAA
- a CDS encoding Spo0B domain-containing protein, which produces MKNKKIKIIMAISIILLLFSTTANVATSYMKVKKTVEESIINQSLSIGTSIAASIDMKVYKRFLKNPEKNKDYWEIRNYLSDAKDKTGALYIYTIKIDNPTVARAMVVGHPVVAERKDDFPIGEICLIPQKFVREAYYHSQSFVTDFVEDSKYGTYLTVGVPIKDEGGHVIGYLGIDLSASFLDKIKKDVIENNILLFIFNGALIIITITSFFLIQRWYQKELAKEVDDTEDTYQTEIKALITSVSSLRHDFTNHIQVLHGLLQLGEPEQAKQYVEALSKEVQTLESLNLNIDHPGLAILLQTKKLAAQNNQIDMDFTVSQNTFEYIKTTDLIKILSNLIDNAIDATIHLPEEQRKIVVTCTAEFKKYIFQITNTGPALSPDAPVFEQGYSTKCEEKGEVHGQGLFIVKNIVEKYGGQISLYSINELETVAYVEIPLKL; this is translated from the coding sequence ATGAAGAATAAAAAAATAAAAATTATAATGGCCATCTCCATTATTCTCTTGCTCTTTTCTACAACAGCAAATGTTGCAACTTCCTATATGAAGGTCAAGAAAACAGTAGAAGAATCCATTATTAATCAAAGCCTTTCAATTGGTACATCCATCGCAGCATCTATTGATATGAAGGTATATAAAAGGTTTTTAAAAAATCCAGAAAAAAATAAAGACTACTGGGAAATAAGAAATTACTTAAGTGATGCGAAGGATAAAACAGGTGCCTTATATATTTATACAATTAAAATTGATAATCCAACTGTCGCAAGGGCGATGGTAGTAGGTCATCCAGTTGTAGCAGAACGAAAAGATGACTTTCCAATAGGAGAGATTTGTTTAATACCACAAAAATTCGTGAGAGAGGCCTACTATCATAGCCAATCCTTTGTGACGGATTTTGTAGAGGATTCCAAGTATGGTACATATCTAACTGTAGGTGTTCCGATTAAAGATGAAGGTGGGCACGTTATTGGCTATTTAGGTATTGATTTAAGTGCAAGCTTTTTAGATAAAATTAAGAAGGATGTTATAGAAAATAATATTTTGCTGTTTATTTTTAATGGTGCTCTGATTATTATTACAATCACGTCCTTTTTCCTGATTCAGCGTTGGTATCAAAAGGAGCTAGCAAAGGAAGTTGATGATACTGAGGATACCTATCAAACCGAGATTAAAGCATTGATTACATCTGTTTCTTCTTTAAGACATGATTTTACAAATCATATTCAAGTGCTACATGGTCTTTTACAGCTAGGAGAACCTGAGCAAGCTAAGCAATATGTTGAAGCGTTAAGTAAAGAGGTGCAGACGCTAGAATCGCTAAATTTAAATATTGACCATCCAGGGTTGGCAATTTTACTACAAACGAAGAAGCTAGCTGCCCAAAATAATCAAATTGATATGGATTTTACAGTTTCACAAAATACTTTCGAATATATAAAAACGACGGATTTAATTAAAATATTATCAAATCTTATTGACAATGCAATTGATGCAACGATCCATTTACCAGAAGAGCAACGAAAAATAGTTGTTACTTGTACAGCAGAATTTAAAAAGTATATTTTCCAAATCACCAATACAGGACCAGCTCTTTCGCCAGATGCTCCAGTTTTTGAGCAAGGCTATTCCACGAAGTGTGAAGAAAAGGGAGAAGTACATGGACAAGGGTTATTTATTGTCAAAAACATTGTTGAAAAATATGGCGGGCAAATTTCGCTATATTCTATAAATGAATTAGAAACAGTTGCATATGTAGAAATTCCATTAAAGCTATAG
- a CDS encoding DUF1540 domain-containing protein codes for MPQVEVNCTVANCVFHAKDDLCGAERILVDMNYRENTEEFAGDFDAFASREKARNSFETCCKTFKPKEIK; via the coding sequence ATGCCACAGGTAGAAGTAAATTGTACAGTTGCCAATTGTGTTTTCCATGCGAAGGATGATTTATGCGGTGCAGAGCGAATTTTGGTTGATATGAATTATCGAGAAAATACGGAGGAGTTTGCGGGAGATTTTGATGCTTTCGCTAGCCGAGAAAAAGCGCGCAATTCCTTTGAAACATGCTGCAAAACCTTTAAGCCTAAAGAGATAAAGTAG
- the guaC gene encoding GMP reductase, which produces MDNVFDYEDIQLIPNKCIVDSRSQCDTSVMLGGHKFKLPVVPANMQTIIDEKIALMLAEEGYFYIMHRFNPETRINFIKDMQSRGLIASISVGVKEEEYAFVEQLAAENLVPEFVTIDIAHGHSNAVIRMIQHLKKHLPASFVIAGNVGTPEAVRELENAGADATKVGIGPGKVCITKIKTGFGTGGWQLAALRWCAKAASKPIIADGGIRTHGDIAKSVRFGATMVMIGSLFAGHEESPGETIEVDGKVVKEYFGSASEFQKGEKKNVEGKKMYVDHKGPLKDTLIEMEQDLQSSISYAGGSKLDAIRTVDYVVVKNSIFNGDKVY; this is translated from the coding sequence ATGGATAACGTATTCGATTATGAAGATATTCAATTAATCCCAAATAAATGTATCGTAGACAGCCGTTCACAATGTGATACGTCTGTTATGCTTGGTGGACATAAATTTAAATTACCTGTTGTCCCAGCAAATATGCAAACAATCATTGATGAAAAAATTGCTTTAATGTTAGCAGAAGAGGGCTATTTCTATATTATGCACCGCTTCAACCCTGAAACGCGTATCAACTTTATTAAAGATATGCAATCTCGTGGCTTAATCGCTTCAATTAGCGTTGGCGTAAAGGAAGAGGAATACGCTTTTGTAGAGCAATTAGCAGCTGAAAACCTAGTGCCTGAATTCGTAACAATCGATATCGCACACGGTCATTCCAATGCCGTTATTCGCATGATTCAGCATTTGAAAAAGCATTTACCAGCTAGCTTCGTTATCGCTGGTAATGTCGGGACACCAGAGGCGGTACGTGAGCTTGAAAACGCTGGTGCGGATGCAACAAAGGTTGGTATCGGACCAGGTAAAGTATGTATTACAAAAATTAAAACAGGCTTCGGTACAGGTGGCTGGCAATTAGCAGCTCTACGCTGGTGTGCAAAGGCTGCATCAAAGCCAATTATCGCAGATGGCGGTATTCGCACACATGGTGATATCGCAAAATCCGTACGCTTCGGCGCAACAATGGTGATGATTGGCTCATTATTCGCAGGCCATGAGGAATCTCCAGGTGAAACAATCGAAGTCGATGGCAAAGTAGTAAAGGAATACTTCGGTTCAGCCTCTGAATTCCAAAAAGGCGAAAAGAAAAACGTTGAAGGTAAAAAAATGTACGTTGACCATAAAGGTCCTTTAAAAGATACATTAATCGAAATGGAGCAGGATTTACAATCCTCTATTTCTTATGCAGGTGGCTCAAAGCTTGATGCAATCCGCACAGTTGATTATGTTGTCGTGAAAAACTCTATTTTCAATGGGGATAAAGTATATTAA
- a CDS encoding YbjQ family protein: MLVTTTNSLEGKTIETYHGIVTGEAIMGANVVRDIFASVTDIIGGRSGAYEEKLSEGRQIAIDEMISRAQQLGANAIVGVDLDFETIRDGMMMVVATGTAITYR; this comes from the coding sequence GTGTTAGTCACAACAACAAATAGCTTAGAAGGTAAAACAATTGAAACATATCATGGTATCGTAACAGGTGAAGCGATTATGGGGGCAAACGTTGTACGTGATATTTTTGCTTCTGTTACAGATATTATTGGTGGACGTAGCGGTGCGTATGAGGAGAAATTATCAGAAGGTAGACAAATCGCTATTGATGAGATGATTTCACGTGCACAGCAATTAGGGGCAAATGCCATTGTCGGTGTCGATTTAGATTTTGAAACAATTCGCGATGGTATGATGATGGTCGTTGCTACAGGCACAGCCATCACATACCGCTAA
- a CDS encoding CoxG family protein, whose amino-acid sequence MTTSVHQETVQVTKEILWNFIQDKERWATLIPGYLHHELPSAQQMIWVFQGDFGIIQKAVKLQLDETASVAEERLAFNLVGLSDNINGSGYFEMKPASDGQYTLIGSLTMTAGGFLAAMINPVLENFVPKTVEALVQSMAREVSQ is encoded by the coding sequence ATGACAACGAGTGTTCATCAAGAAACGGTTCAAGTGACGAAGGAAATCTTATGGAATTTTATTCAAGATAAAGAGCGCTGGGCGACATTAATTCCTGGCTATTTACATCATGAGCTTCCCTCTGCACAGCAAATGATTTGGGTGTTTCAAGGGGATTTTGGCATTATTCAAAAGGCTGTTAAATTACAATTAGATGAAACTGCAAGCGTAGCTGAAGAGAGATTAGCGTTTAATTTAGTTGGGCTATCTGATAACATTAATGGTAGCGGCTATTTTGAGATGAAACCAGCAAGTGATGGACAATATACATTGATAGGCAGCTTAACGATGACGGCAGGAGGCTTTTTAGCTGCGATGATTAACCCTGTGCTTGAAAATTTTGTACCGAAAACGGTAGAAGCGCTTGTGCAATCAATGGCACGAGAAGTAAGTCAATAA
- a CDS encoding class I SAM-dependent methyltransferase, translating into MKEQDFEKLLRIDTAGFQYGFPKLAQYHRYEPTPYKGLEQLFEEYTLPECAVFVDIGCGKGRVPIYMHYRFHIPVVGIEMDDKFFIEAQHNKATYLEKAKKKQVSITFLHMLAEQYDVKKEDNVFFFFNPFSIDVFRKVIAKILYSFEYNPRNIHIILYYPAIDYLFYLEQETPFTLLKEVRLKGESNANERICVYTLLF; encoded by the coding sequence ATGAAAGAACAGGATTTTGAAAAATTATTGCGCATTGATACGGCGGGCTTTCAATACGGCTTTCCTAAACTTGCACAATACCATCGCTATGAGCCTACTCCGTACAAAGGGCTGGAACAGCTTTTTGAAGAATATACACTGCCTGAGTGTGCAGTATTTGTAGATATTGGCTGTGGGAAGGGACGCGTGCCAATTTATATGCATTATCGTTTCCACATTCCTGTTGTTGGCATTGAGATGGATGACAAGTTTTTTATCGAGGCACAGCATAATAAAGCAACATATTTAGAGAAAGCAAAGAAAAAACAAGTATCTATTACGTTTTTACATATGCTAGCAGAGCAATACGATGTAAAAAAAGAGGATAATGTTTTTTTCTTTTTCAACCCTTTTTCAATTGATGTTTTCCGTAAAGTTATAGCGAAAATATTATACTCTTTTGAATATAACCCAAGAAATATACATATTATTTTATACTATCCAGCAATTGATTATTTATTTTACCTTGAGCAGGAAACACCATTTACTTTACTGAAAGAAGTGCGCTTAAAAGGTGAGTCAAATGCGAATGAACGCATATGTGTATATACTCTGTTATTTTAA
- a CDS encoding ABC transporter substrate-binding protein, translating into MKHYKLKKFASIFLATSVLAGALAGCGADSGGGSSNGGSSGGSGNSADGDTIKIGANLELSGGVASYGLSIADGATLAIDEINAAGGINGKKIELIKVDNKSENAEAASAAIRLAEQEKVVAMIGPATSGNTVATVQIANQHKVPVVTASGTAPNITENDDGSINEYAFRTCFIDPFQGTVAANFATNELGAKNVAIYADNASDYAKGLAASFKETIEANGGNVVIEQAYVAKDVDFKSTLTNIKGKNPDFIFIPGYYEEVGLIVKQARELGITVPLMGADGWDSPTLVELAGNEALNDTYITNHYSSEDPDPTIQKFVEAFKGKYNQSPNAFHALGYDTVYYLKDAIERAGDNVTGEAIKNALAETKDLSLVTGKFTVDEKHNPVKSATVLEFKDGNQVFNSKVNP; encoded by the coding sequence ATGAAACATTACAAACTAAAGAAATTCGCTTCTATATTTTTAGCTACATCGGTGTTAGCTGGAGCACTTGCAGGGTGTGGGGCTGATTCAGGTGGAGGCTCATCAAATGGGGGCTCATCAGGTGGTAGTGGTAACTCCGCTGATGGCGATACAATTAAAATTGGTGCAAACCTTGAATTATCAGGTGGTGTAGCGTCGTATGGTCTATCGATTGCTGATGGTGCAACATTAGCGATTGATGAAATTAATGCGGCAGGCGGCATCAATGGTAAAAAAATTGAGTTAATCAAAGTAGATAATAAATCTGAAAATGCTGAGGCAGCTTCTGCGGCAATTCGTTTAGCTGAGCAGGAAAAAGTTGTGGCGATGATTGGACCAGCAACTTCAGGAAATACAGTAGCGACAGTGCAAATAGCAAATCAGCATAAGGTTCCTGTTGTAACTGCTTCTGGTACAGCGCCAAATATTACTGAGAACGATGATGGCTCAATTAATGAATATGCATTCCGTACATGCTTTATTGACCCATTCCAAGGAACTGTAGCGGCAAACTTCGCAACAAATGAGCTTGGTGCAAAAAATGTAGCGATTTATGCTGATAATGCATCTGACTATGCAAAGGGCTTAGCAGCTTCGTTTAAAGAAACGATTGAAGCCAACGGAGGTAACGTTGTAATTGAACAAGCCTATGTAGCGAAGGATGTAGATTTCAAATCGACATTAACAAACATTAAAGGGAAAAACCCAGATTTCATTTTCATTCCAGGCTACTATGAAGAGGTAGGGCTAATTGTTAAGCAAGCTCGTGAGTTAGGTATTACAGTACCATTGATGGGGGCAGATGGTTGGGATTCGCCAACATTAGTGGAGCTAGCAGGAAATGAAGCATTAAATGATACGTATATTACAAATCACTATTCATCTGAAGATCCAGATCCAACGATTCAAAAATTTGTAGAGGCGTTCAAAGGGAAGTATAACCAATCACCAAATGCTTTCCACGCTTTAGGCTATGATACAGTGTATTACTTAAAAGACGCCATTGAACGTGCAGGTGATAATGTTACAGGCGAAGCAATTAAAAATGCATTAGCTGAAACAAAGGATTTAAGCTTAGTGACAGGTAAATTTACAGTAGATGAAAAACACAACCCAGTTAAATCAGCAACAGTTCTTGAATTCAAAGACGGCAACCAAGTGTTCAACTCTAAAGTGAATCCTTAA
- a CDS encoding branched-chain amino acid ABC transporter permease — protein MEWIQQIVNGISLGSIYALIALGYTMVYGIIKLINFAHGDVFMLGAFIGFFAIARWDMHFIPALLMAMILCAVIGVIIERVAYKRLRNATRIAALITAIGVSLLIEYTVIFFRGASPEAYPTIFERSTLNIFGVQIDTKSIFILGVSIVLMLLLQFIVHRTKIGKAMRAVSHDADAARLMGINVDNTISATFAIGSALAGAAGVIFGIYYTRIEPLMGVLPGLKAFVAAVLGGIGIIPGAMAGGLVLGVVETIVSALGFSMWRDAAAFIILILILILRPAGIFGKNAREKV, from the coding sequence ATGGAATGGATACAGCAAATCGTCAATGGGATTTCACTTGGTAGTATTTATGCGCTCATTGCGCTTGGCTATACGATGGTTTATGGCATTATTAAGCTGATTAACTTTGCGCATGGTGATGTTTTCATGCTTGGTGCATTTATTGGCTTCTTTGCGATTGCTAGATGGGATATGCATTTTATTCCAGCATTGTTAATGGCAATGATTTTATGTGCAGTAATAGGAGTTATTATCGAAAGGGTAGCCTATAAGCGCCTTCGTAACGCAACGCGAATTGCAGCATTAATTACAGCGATAGGGGTTTCGCTATTAATTGAGTATACGGTTATTTTCTTCCGTGGTGCATCACCAGAGGCATATCCAACAATTTTTGAAAGGTCAACATTAAATATTTTCGGTGTACAAATTGACACAAAATCTATTTTTATTTTAGGTGTATCTATCGTTTTAATGCTATTATTACAATTTATCGTGCATCGAACAAAAATCGGGAAGGCAATGCGTGCGGTATCTCATGATGCTGATGCAGCACGTTTAATGGGAATTAATGTAGATAATACGATTTCGGCGACATTTGCTATCGGTTCAGCATTAGCGGGGGCAGCGGGTGTTATTTTCGGTATTTACTATACGCGAATTGAGCCATTAATGGGTGTATTACCAGGCTTAAAGGCCTTTGTGGCAGCCGTGTTAGGCGGTATTGGTATTATTCCAGGTGCAATGGCTGGTGGTCTTGTGCTTGGCGTCGTTGAAACAATTGTTAGTGCATTAGGCTTCTCAATGTGGCGCGATGCAGCAGCATTCATTATTTTAATCTTAATTTTAATTTTAAGACCAGCGGGTATTTTCGGGAAAAATGCTCGTGAGAAAGTGTAG
- a CDS encoding branched-chain amino acid ABC transporter permease — protein sequence MKKSKVFWGYAIIALVIYIVVQALISFGMVNMHYQNMLITMCINVMLAVSLHLVIGVTGQFSIGHAGFLAIGAYISAIFTMKLGMPFPVAILAGALAAMLAGLVVGIPSLRLRGDYLAIATLGFAEIIRIIFVNVDYVGGAAGMQVTHLSTWTYAFIGVAITIIIISNFTNSRHGRACISIREDEIAADAMGINTTYYKVAAFAIGSFFAGIAGAIYAHNFYIIQPTAFGFLKSFDILILVVLGGLGSLSGAVIAAIFLTFISTYLQAFPETRMIIYSLVLILVMLYRPTGLLGTKEITDLFKFGKRGGTKI from the coding sequence ATGAAAAAGTCTAAAGTCTTTTGGGGCTATGCGATTATCGCACTAGTGATTTATATAGTCGTGCAAGCACTCATTTCTTTCGGTATGGTCAATATGCATTATCAAAATATGCTTATTACGATGTGTATTAACGTTATGTTAGCAGTTAGCTTACATCTTGTCATTGGTGTAACAGGACAGTTCTCGATTGGACACGCAGGGTTTTTAGCAATCGGTGCCTATATATCTGCTATTTTTACGATGAAGCTAGGCATGCCGTTTCCGGTTGCAATTTTAGCAGGGGCACTTGCTGCTATGCTAGCAGGATTAGTCGTTGGGATTCCGTCTTTACGTTTAAGAGGTGATTATTTAGCAATTGCGACACTAGGGTTTGCGGAAATTATTCGTATTATTTTTGTCAATGTGGATTATGTCGGTGGAGCAGCAGGTATGCAAGTAACACACTTATCTACATGGACTTACGCCTTTATAGGTGTTGCTATTACAATTATCATCATTTCAAACTTTACAAATTCTCGTCATGGTCGAGCGTGTATTTCGATTCGCGAAGACGAAATTGCGGCAGATGCGATGGGTATTAATACAACTTACTACAAAGTGGCAGCGTTTGCCATCGGCTCATTTTTTGCAGGAATCGCAGGTGCAATTTATGCACATAACTTTTATATTATTCAACCGACAGCGTTTGGCTTTTTAAAGTCATTTGATATTTTAATTTTAGTTGTACTTGGTGGGTTAGGTAGTCTATCAGGTGCGGTGATAGCAGCCATTTTCTTAACATTCATTTCAACATATTTACAGGCTTTCCCTGAAACACGGATGATTATTTATTCACTTGTTTTAATTTTAGTGATGCTTTACCGACCAACAGGGTTATTAGGAACGAAGGAAATTACAGATTTATTTAAGTTCGGTAAAAGAGGAGGTACGAAAATATGA